One genomic segment of Bradyrhizobium prioriisuperbiae includes these proteins:
- a CDS encoding ABC transporter ATP-binding protein codes for MTLTLETRDLTIRFGGHVAVNGVSCAFRPGELTAIVGPNGAGKTTYFNLISGQLTASAGQVLLNGNDITKLSAPLRTRAGLGRAFQLTNLFPNLSVEENVRLAVQAAAGVHYDMLRPWMKRTDLVERADAILDSVALGGKRAVAATVLSHGDQRKLEVALMMALEPKVFMFDEPTAGMSVDEVPVVLDLIAKLKRDPTKIILLVEHKMDVVRSLADRIIVLHNGRLVADGEPAEVIASPIVQEAYLGIAPGKSAA; via the coding sequence ATGACCCTCACCCTCGAAACCCGCGATCTCACCATTCGTTTCGGCGGCCATGTCGCCGTCAATGGCGTGAGCTGCGCATTTCGTCCCGGCGAACTCACCGCCATTGTCGGGCCGAACGGCGCCGGCAAAACCACCTATTTCAATTTGATCTCCGGCCAGCTGACGGCCAGCGCAGGCCAGGTGCTGCTGAACGGCAACGACATCACCAAACTCTCCGCGCCGCTGCGCACGCGCGCGGGACTGGGGCGCGCCTTCCAGCTCACCAATCTGTTTCCGAATTTGAGTGTGGAAGAGAATGTGCGCCTTGCGGTGCAGGCGGCGGCCGGCGTGCACTACGACATGCTGCGGCCCTGGATGAAGCGCACGGATCTTGTCGAACGCGCCGACGCCATCCTCGACAGCGTGGCGCTCGGCGGCAAGCGCGCCGTGGCGGCGACCGTGCTGTCCCATGGCGACCAGCGCAAGCTGGAAGTGGCGCTGATGATGGCGCTGGAGCCGAAGGTGTTCATGTTCGACGAGCCGACCGCCGGCATGAGCGTGGACGAAGTGCCGGTGGTGCTCGACCTGATCGCAAAACTGAAACGAGACCCGACCAAAATCATCCTCCTGGTGGAGCACAAGATGGACGTGGTGCGCTCGCTGGCGGATCGCATCATTGTGCTGCACAACGGCCGCCTGGTCGCGGATGGCGAGCCGGCGGAAGTGATCGCCTCGCCGATCGTGCAGGAGGCGTATCTCGGCATCGCCCCGGGAAAGAGCGCCGCATGA
- a CDS encoding branched-chain amino acid ABC transporter permease, with protein MMILSGDPPRSRVLSALLLLIVVALAAAPFLFPGAKALNVATKICIFAALVASYDLLLGYTGTVSFAHTMFYGIGSYAIAIALYGMGPSWAAVATGLVVGLPLAALLALAIGLFSLRVQAIFFAMITLAVASAFLVLASQLSWLTGGEDGRSFQLPELLRPGTVFVKNLFGIAITGRTLTYYMIFIASAAMILGLLRIVNSPFGRVLQAIRENRFRAEALGYRTVFHLTWANCIAALVAAGAGVLNALWLRYAGPDTSLSFSIMLDILLMVVIGGMGTIYGALIGAVIFILAQNYLQALMGAASSAAADAGLPLLPGLLHPDRWLLWLGLLFIASVYFFPTGVVGRLRGASRG; from the coding sequence ATGATGATTCTTTCAGGTGATCCGCCGCGCAGCCGCGTGCTCAGCGCCCTGCTCTTGCTCATCGTCGTGGCGCTGGCCGCGGCGCCGTTCCTGTTTCCCGGCGCGAAGGCGCTGAATGTCGCGACCAAGATCTGCATCTTCGCGGCCCTGGTCGCCTCCTACGATCTGCTGCTGGGCTACACCGGCACGGTGTCGTTCGCCCACACCATGTTCTACGGCATCGGCAGTTACGCCATTGCCATTGCGCTCTATGGCATGGGGCCGAGCTGGGCCGCGGTCGCGACCGGGCTTGTGGTCGGCCTGCCGCTGGCCGCGCTGCTGGCGCTGGCGATCGGGCTGTTCTCGCTGCGGGTGCAGGCGATCTTCTTTGCCATGATCACACTGGCGGTGGCGTCCGCATTCCTGGTGCTGGCCTCGCAACTGTCGTGGCTGACCGGCGGCGAAGACGGCCGCAGCTTCCAGTTGCCGGAGTTGCTGCGCCCGGGCACGGTGTTCGTCAAGAACCTGTTCGGCATCGCGATCACCGGCCGCACGCTGACCTACTACATGATCTTCATTGCGTCGGCGGCGATGATCCTGGGGCTACTGCGGATCGTGAATTCGCCGTTCGGGCGGGTGCTGCAGGCGATCCGCGAAAATCGTTTCCGCGCCGAAGCGCTGGGTTATCGCACGGTGTTTCACCTGACCTGGGCGAACTGCATCGCGGCCCTGGTGGCCGCGGGCGCCGGCGTGCTCAACGCGCTGTGGCTGCGTTATGCCGGCCCCGACACCTCGCTGTCGTTCTCGATCATGCTCGACATCCTGCTGATGGTGGTGATCGGCGGCATGGGCACGATCTACGGCGCCCTGATCGGCGCCGTGATCTTCATCCTGGCACAAAATTACCTCCAGGCATTGATGGGAGCGGCTTCCAGCGCCGCGGCCGACGCCGGCCTGCCGCTGCTGCCGGGCCTGCTGCATCCCGACCGCTGGCTGCTGTGGCTCGGGCTGCTGTTCATCGCCAGTGTCTACTTCTTCCCGACCGGCGTGGTCGGACGGCTGCGCGGAGCGTCGCGCGGCTGA
- a CDS encoding TetR/AcrR family transcriptional regulator, producing MIDAIPAPKSSTPKSSTPKTSRGERTRQRILAAAERQIGERGFAETSVVSITQEAEVAQGTFYVYFRTKEEVLRELVLRMGRRLRRSLTLATAGIEDRLEVERRGIHAFFAFVRDNPNLYRVVAESQFIDEAAYRAYYTDFAASYRIGLEAAVTRGQISPGDAELRAWALMGISDMAGRRYALWERDAAFDAAAEAAFDLVAHGLAPR from the coding sequence ATGATCGACGCTATTCCCGCGCCTAAAAGTTCGACGCCCAAGAGCTCGACACCGAAGACCAGCCGCGGCGAGCGCACTCGCCAGCGGATCCTTGCCGCGGCCGAACGCCAGATCGGCGAGCGCGGGTTTGCCGAGACCTCGGTGGTGTCGATCACGCAGGAGGCCGAGGTTGCGCAGGGCACGTTCTATGTGTACTTCCGCACCAAGGAAGAGGTGCTGCGCGAGCTGGTGCTGCGCATGGGCCGGCGGTTGCGCCGCTCGCTGACCCTGGCGACCGCAGGCATCGAGGATCGGCTCGAGGTTGAACGCCGCGGTATCCATGCCTTCTTTGCCTTCGTGCGCGACAATCCGAACCTCTATCGCGTGGTGGCGGAATCGCAGTTCATCGATGAGGCCGCCTACCGCGCTTATTACACCGACTTCGCCGCCAGCTATCGCATCGGGCTCGAGGCAGCCGTGACGCGCGGCCAGATCTCGCCGGGCGACGCGGAACTGCGCGCCTGGGCGTTGATGGGCATCAGCGACATGGCCGGCCGTCGTTACGCGCTGTGGGAGCGCGACGCAGCGTTCGATGCCGCGGCGGAAGCGGCGTTCGATCTTGTCGCGCATGGATTGGCTCCGCGTTAA
- a CDS encoding ABC transporter ATP-binding protein, with amino-acid sequence MSALLSLTGVHTHIGRYHILQGVDLGVAEGRTTMLLGRNGAGKTTTLRTIMGLWPASSGSITLGTERIEAKTTPEIASRGIGYVPETMAVFSDLTVKENLILAARNGPLDDAQLVWIFQFFPALKKFWLSRAGTLSGGQKQMLSIARAIVEPRQLLLIDEPTKGLAPAIVMALIDCLAEIKRRGATILLVEQNFRVAQQLGDDVAVMDNGRIVHRGAMAELAENTTLQERFLGLSLEAHQ; translated from the coding sequence ATGAGCGCACTTCTGTCCCTCACCGGCGTGCACACCCATATCGGGCGTTATCACATCCTGCAGGGGGTCGATCTCGGCGTTGCCGAGGGCCGCACCACCATGCTGCTGGGGCGCAACGGCGCCGGCAAGACCACGACGCTGCGCACCATCATGGGCCTGTGGCCGGCGTCGTCGGGCAGCATCACGCTCGGCACCGAGCGGATCGAGGCGAAGACCACGCCCGAGATCGCCAGCCGAGGCATCGGTTATGTGCCGGAGACCATGGCGGTGTTCTCCGATTTGACGGTGAAGGAAAACCTGATCCTTGCCGCCCGCAACGGCCCGCTCGACGACGCTCAACTCGTGTGGATCTTCCAGTTCTTTCCGGCGCTGAAGAAATTCTGGCTGTCGCGCGCCGGCACGCTGTCCGGCGGCCAAAAACAGATGCTGTCGATCGCCCGCGCCATTGTCGAGCCGCGGCAATTGCTCTTGATCGACGAGCCAACCAAGGGCCTCGCTCCGGCGATCGTGATGGCCCTGATCGATTGCCTGGCCGAGATCAAGCGCCGCGGCGCCACGATCCTGCTGGTCGAGCAGAATTTTCGCGTGGCGCAACAGCTCGGTGACGATGTCGCCGTGATGGACAACGGCAGGATCGTGCATCGCGGCGCGATGGCCGAGCTCGCCGAGAACACCACGCTGCAGGAACGTTTTCTCGGCCTCAGCCTGGAGGCGCATCAATGA
- a CDS encoding branched-chain amino acid ABC transporter permease, protein MTDTALDDTLPQPPRDIIPVLLPIVLAAIMLPLIGSTSSWVTLTVASLAMGMMIFIMASGLTLVFGLMDVLNFGHGAFIAVGAYVATLVLGPLAGWIQADALWTNLAALAPAVLLAMAVSGALGLVFERVLILPVYGNHLKQILITMGGLIVAEQALYALWGPAQIPMPLPAALRGSFIIGDIAIAKYRVLAMVVGLVVFVATLLVLNRTKIGLLIRAGVENREMVEALGYRIRRLFLGVFMVGSALAGLGGVMWGLYREQIHASMGADLMVLIFIVVIIGGLGSVSGCFIGAILVAMVANYGGFLVPKLALVSNILLMVVILMWRPRGLYAVTNR, encoded by the coding sequence ATGACCGATACGGCGCTGGACGACACCCTGCCGCAACCGCCGCGCGATATCATCCCGGTGCTGCTGCCGATTGTGCTTGCGGCCATCATGCTGCCGCTGATCGGTTCGACCTCGTCCTGGGTTACCCTCACCGTGGCGAGCCTCGCCATGGGCATGATGATCTTCATCATGGCGTCCGGGCTGACGCTGGTGTTCGGACTGATGGACGTGCTGAATTTCGGCCATGGCGCCTTCATCGCCGTCGGCGCCTATGTGGCGACGCTGGTGCTTGGGCCGCTGGCCGGCTGGATCCAGGCTGACGCGCTCTGGACCAACCTTGCGGCGCTGGCGCCCGCGGTGCTGCTGGCGATGGCGGTGTCCGGCGCGCTGGGCCTGGTGTTCGAGCGGGTGCTGATCCTTCCCGTGTACGGCAATCATCTGAAGCAGATCCTGATCACCATGGGCGGGCTAATCGTTGCCGAGCAGGCGCTCTATGCGCTGTGGGGCCCGGCGCAAATCCCGATGCCGCTGCCCGCGGCGTTGCGCGGCTCGTTCATTATCGGCGACATCGCGATCGCCAAATATCGCGTGCTGGCGATGGTGGTCGGCTTGGTGGTGTTCGTCGCCACACTGCTGGTGCTCAACCGCACCAAGATAGGACTGCTCATCCGCGCCGGCGTCGAGAACCGCGAAATGGTGGAAGCGCTGGGCTATCGCATCCGCCGGCTGTTCCTCGGCGTGTTCATGGTGGGCTCGGCGCTGGCCGGTCTCGGCGGGGTGATGTGGGGGCTGTATCGCGAGCAGATCCATGCCTCGATGGGCGCCGACCTGATGGTGCTGATCTTCATCGTAGTCATCATCGGCGGCTTGGGATCGGTCAGCGGCTGCTTCATCGGTGCCATTCTCGTGGCGATGGTCGCCAACTATGGCGGCTTCCTGGTGCCGAAGCTGGCGCTGGTCTCCAACATCCTCCTGATGGTCGTCATCCTGATGTGGCGGCCGCGCGGGCTTTATGCGGTGACCAACCGATGA
- a CDS encoding substrate-binding domain-containing protein — MTTLRTIFLAGAVLAASSAAHSDDLRVALIYGKTGPLEAYAKQTETGLRMGFEYATKNSMTVDGRKIVIITKDDQGKPDLSKAALAEAYQDDKADIAIGTTSSAAALADLPVAEENKKILIVEPAVADQITGEKWNRYIFRTGRNSSQDAISNAVAIGKPGVTVATLAQDYAFGRDGVAAFKEALAKTGATLATEEYVPTNTTDFTAAGQRLFDAMKDKPGRKIIWVVWAGAGDPLTKLQDMDPKRYGIELSTGGNILPALAAYKRLPDMEGATYYYYGIPKNPINDWFVAEHQKRFNAPPDFFTAGGFAAAMAVVTAVEKAKSTDTEKLITAMEGLEFDTPKGKMIFRKEDHQALQSMYHFKVKIDPNLAWAVNEPVRELKIEDMTIPIRNKR, encoded by the coding sequence ATGACGACCTTAAGAACCATTTTTCTGGCCGGCGCGGTGCTGGCCGCCTCAAGCGCCGCCCACAGCGACGACCTCCGGGTGGCGCTGATCTATGGCAAGACCGGCCCGCTCGAGGCCTATGCCAAGCAGACCGAAACCGGCCTGCGCATGGGCTTTGAGTACGCCACCAAGAATTCGATGACGGTCGACGGCCGCAAGATCGTGATCATCACCAAGGACGACCAGGGCAAGCCGGACCTCTCCAAGGCGGCGCTGGCCGAAGCCTACCAGGACGACAAAGCTGATATCGCCATCGGCACAACATCGTCGGCCGCCGCGCTGGCCGATCTTCCCGTCGCCGAGGAAAACAAGAAGATCCTGATCGTGGAGCCGGCGGTGGCCGACCAGATCACCGGCGAGAAGTGGAACAGGTACATCTTCCGCACCGGCCGCAACTCGTCGCAGGACGCGATCTCCAATGCGGTGGCGATCGGCAAGCCCGGTGTCACGGTCGCGACGCTGGCACAGGACTATGCGTTCGGCCGCGACGGCGTCGCCGCCTTCAAGGAAGCGCTGGCCAAGACCGGCGCAACGTTGGCCACAGAGGAATATGTGCCGACCAACACCACCGACTTCACCGCGGCCGGCCAGCGGCTGTTCGATGCCATGAAGGACAAGCCGGGCCGCAAGATCATCTGGGTGGTCTGGGCCGGCGCCGGTGATCCCCTGACCAAGCTGCAGGACATGGACCCGAAGCGTTACGGCATCGAGCTCTCCACCGGCGGCAACATCCTGCCCGCACTCGCCGCCTACAAGCGGCTGCCGGACATGGAAGGCGCGACCTATTATTATTACGGCATCCCGAAAAATCCGATCAACGACTGGTTCGTGGCCGAACACCAGAAGCGCTTCAACGCGCCGCCGGATTTCTTCACGGCGGGCGGCTTCGCAGCGGCGATGGCGGTGGTCACGGCCGTCGAGAAGGCGAAGTCGACCGACACCGAGAAGCTGATCACCGCGATGGAAGGTCTGGAGTTCGATACGCCGAAGGGCAAGATGATCTTCCGCAAGGAAGACCACCAGGCACTGCAGAGCATGTATCACTTCAAGGTCAAGATCGATCCGAACCTGGCCTGGGCGGTGAACGAGCCGGTGCGCGAACTGAAGATCGAAGACATGACGATCCCGATCCGGAATAAGAGGTAA